The genomic interval TTTTTCTCTTGGATAAGGGTTTCAATCTCTGCTTGCAGGGCTTTATAGCTCGGCAGCTTGGAAATGCCGTTTTCCCTGAAATAGCGGGCGGCTGCGTCTGCTATGATAAAGTCGCTTTCGTACTTCTGACGGTAGGCTGCTTTTGCTTTGGCGTTTTTCTGCTGTTTCAGCCCGTCCCGGACAGGGCGGGTCTTGGAATAGGCAAGCACCTGCCGTTGCAGCTCCTTTTTCCCGTTCAGCGTCTTTTCCATCTGCTTCAGCTCTGTAAGGCTTTCCCGCATGGCGGTATAGGCGGCAGAACAGGCTTCGTCCAGTTCCTCCGGGGAAGAAAAGCCGTACTGCTGATAGGCGGTAACGGTAGCTGCCATTTGCTTTAGGTTGTGCTTTGCCGCCCAGCGGTCATAGCCCACGCCCTTGCCCTCGGCTCGCTTGGCTTCCCGGTCAACCATGCGCTGCAAGGTGTTGTCTGCCGGGGTGGTTTTTGTGGTTTTTTCCCCTTGTGACAGCTTTTTAACCGCGGCAGGGTATTCGAGTATGGCTTTGCTCTGTTCGGCGGCTCTGTGGGCGTTCTGCGTAAGCAGGACAAGGACAGCAGCCTTGTCAAAATCGTCCCCCAGCTTCCGGGCTGTGATAGGCTTTGTCCTGTCCGGCGTGAGGTAGGAAAGCCGCCCCCGGCTCTCCTTGACGGTCACACCCTCCCGCAGCAAAAGGGAAGAAAATTCGTCAAAGCTGCCAGCTTGGGAAAGTGCCTGCCGTATCGTCCGGCGCAGCTTCGCCTTGTCCGTTTCAAACTTGGTGGGCTTGGTCGGCTGTCCTGCGGCTTCTCTGACAGCGTTCTCTTTATCAAGGGCAAGCTGTCCTTTCTTTGCCGCCCAGTATTCCCGTTCGGTTATCCGTTCCTTGCTGCCGCTTAGGAGGTCGATTTGGTAAAGCCCCTCCCGGTGGCATATCTCCATGACTTCACTCTTGAAATATTCCATAGCGGCGTTGGTGCAGCGGTGCTTGCAGCCCTCCCGTGTGTCGGCTGGTCTGTCCATGTAGGGCAGAAGCGGGACTTCATAAATCCGCAGGGAGTTGATGACGATATGCACATGGATATTGCCGCTGTGGTTATGCCCGTCCGGGTGGGTGCAGACTAAGGCTTGGTGTCCGGGGAAATGCTCTTTACAGAACTGCTCGCCCAGCTCCTGCGCCCGGTCTACGGTCAAGCCGTTGTCTGTCCCGTCCCGTGGGTCAAAGCTGATGATATAGTGGTGGCTTTTCACATCTTCCCGTTTTTGGTTTTTCTCATAGCGGAGATTAGCCCGCATACAGGCAACAGCGAAATCCTCGCCCCCACAGTTGAGGGAAGAAATGCGGTAATCCTCCCTCGGTATCAGCCGCCCGTTTTCATCAAGGGTGGGCTTCATGGTAAACTCGTCATGCTCAAATGTGAGATAGGCTTCCGCTGCGCCATAGTCCGCATTTTTAGAGCTGATATGTTTGAATGTTGCCAACAGCGTCACCCACTTTCTGCAAGACTTCAAACTTTAGGGCAGCAAGGTCGGAAACCGCCGCCCGTACCTCCCCGGCAAGCTGCGGGTAGGGGCTGTGCCACTCGTTCAGCGTCCGGGCTATCTGGTTTAAGTTGCCGCCGATCCTGCCGTATTCGGCGGTCAGCTTCCCGACAGCGGCAAGCAACTCGTCATTGACGGGGGAAACGGTTATGATGGGGCGTATGGCTGCCCCGGTTATGGCTTGCCGGATAAACTCGGCTTGGCTCATGTTGTAAGCAGAAAGCCTTTCCGCAAACTCGGCGTATTCTTCCTCGGTCATGCGTGTCTTGACTACCCGGCTGCGGTGCGGCGTGTTATATCGTTTTCGCATGGTAAAACCTCCTTCGGCTGTGCGTGGTGTCCTCTCACTAATAGGAGAAAAACAGGGTGTAAAGCGGAACTGTTTTTGAAAAATCCGAAAAATTATTTTGAGGGATTTTCCAGCGGCGTAAGCCGCATAAGCAGGGTTTGGGGAAGGCACTCCCCAACAAGATTCCCGCAGGGGCAAAATGAGCGATAAGCGAATTTTGGTACTGCGGTAGAATCTTGCTCTGAAAAACTCCGGCGTTCCCCGGCTTCCGTACTTTCCGCTAACAAGACGTTTCAAAAGGGCTTTGCTACCCGCTATTCCGGCATATCTTGAAAATTTTCCTTTCACTACCTACAACACCACGCAAAGCAAAATGGACGGAGATTTTTAGAATTTCCCCTTATTCCCTACAACACCACGCAAGCCGAAAAAGGCGGACAATGGCAGTATTTTTTTCTTTGATACCCTCCACGGATAAGTAAGGGATTTTGCCAACTGCGGCGGCAATTTTCCCTTTTGTTTTTTCATACTGGGGATTTTCAAAAATGCCAAACAGGAACGAAAAAAAGCAGCAAATCTGTTGAATAGATTTACTGCTTTCTGGTTGCCGGCGAAGCGGCGGTTATTCAGTTGTAGGCGGTAGGGCTATCTCCCAAAGCGGAACTTGAAAATAGCTGTGAGAAGCGTCTGGGTGATGTAGTCCTCTGTATCTTGGTCTACCCGTCCATTCACACGGGCGGCACATTGTATGCGGCGGCGGTAATACTGCAATACAGTTCCCACCGCTTCCGGCTCCCCGCTGGTGGCTTGGACGATTGTTTCATAGGGGAGAAGCCTATTATTTCTCATATGCCATTCCCTCCATTTCCGCTTGGAGCTGCCGTAGGACTTTTCGGATATGGTAGCCCGCTGTGCTGCGGCTGCGCCCGTACTGTCTGCCAATTTCGTGCTGTGGAATACGCTTGAAAAAGGACAGGTAAATCATTTCCCGCTCCCGTTCGTCCAGCCGTGACAGGGCTTCCGCAAGTAAGCCGCTG from Clostridiales bacterium carries:
- a CDS encoding helix-turn-helix domain-containing protein — protein: MRNNRLLPYETIVQATSGEPEAVGTVLQYYRRRIQCAARVNGRVDQDTEDYITQTLLTAIFKFRFGR
- a CDS encoding relaxase/mobilization nuclease domain-containing protein, with the translated sequence MATFKHISSKNADYGAAEAYLTFEHDEFTMKPTLDENGRLIPREDYRISSLNCGGEDFAVACMRANLRYEKNQKREDVKSHHYIISFDPRDGTDNGLTVDRAQELGEQFCKEHFPGHQALVCTHPDGHNHSGNIHVHIVINSLRIYEVPLLPYMDRPADTREGCKHRCTNAAMEYFKSEVMEICHREGLYQIDLLSGSKERITEREYWAAKKGQLALDKENAVREAAGQPTKPTKFETDKAKLRRTIRQALSQAGSFDEFSSLLLREGVTVKESRGRLSYLTPDRTKPITARKLGDDFDKAAVLVLLTQNAHRAAEQSKAILEYPAAVKKLSQGEKTTKTTPADNTLQRMVDREAKRAEGKGVGYDRWAAKHNLKQMAATVTAYQQYGFSSPEELDEACSAAYTAMRESLTELKQMEKTLNGKKELQRQVLAYSKTRPVRDGLKQQKNAKAKAAYRQKYESDFIIADAAARYFRENGISKLPSYKALQAEIETLIQEKNSGYNDYRAKREEYRRLQTVKGNIDQILHRERKPVKRQEQER
- the mobC gene encoding plasmid mobilization relaxosome protein MobC; translation: MRKRYNTPHRSRVVKTRMTEEEYAEFAERLSAYNMSQAEFIRQAITGAAIRPIITVSPVNDELLAAVGKLTAEYGRIGGNLNQIARTLNEWHSPYPQLAGEVRAAVSDLAALKFEVLQKVGDAVGNIQTYQL